Proteins encoded by one window of Kribbella italica:
- a CDS encoding PHP domain-containing protein, giving the protein MQLPADGHVHTEWSWDTDRGSMDATCARAVALGLPVVAFTEHVDFTPFRAGFLAPKFTGFVTDGLLQAPPLDVAGYLESIDRCRFAYPELKILTGLEIGQPHLHVAEVASLLAQGTFDRVIGSLHCLPDEQGVMAEPWELFPHQPAPEVFRGYLTEIPRMLSGSTAFNVLGHIDYPVRSWPGPFNPHDFEEELRAALTAVAAADRALELNTRLPLDPLILRWWRESGGRQLTFGSDAHYPEALATGLAEAATIATAHGFAPDSSPTEPWRAVT; this is encoded by the coding sequence ATGCAGCTACCGGCCGACGGACACGTCCACACCGAATGGTCCTGGGACACCGACCGCGGTTCCATGGACGCCACCTGCGCCCGAGCCGTCGCTCTCGGCCTCCCGGTCGTCGCGTTCACCGAGCACGTCGACTTCACGCCGTTCCGCGCCGGCTTCCTGGCCCCGAAGTTCACCGGCTTCGTGACCGACGGCCTCCTCCAGGCCCCACCACTCGACGTGGCCGGCTACCTGGAGTCGATCGACCGCTGCCGCTTCGCCTATCCCGAACTCAAGATCCTCACCGGCCTCGAAATCGGCCAGCCGCACCTGCACGTCGCGGAGGTCGCCTCACTCCTGGCCCAAGGCACCTTCGACCGAGTCATCGGCTCCCTCCACTGCCTCCCCGACGAACAAGGCGTGATGGCCGAACCGTGGGAACTCTTTCCCCACCAACCGGCCCCCGAGGTCTTCCGCGGCTACTTGACCGAGATCCCTCGCATGCTCAGTGGATCGACCGCCTTCAACGTCCTCGGCCACATCGACTACCCCGTGCGCTCGTGGCCCGGGCCTTTCAACCCACACGACTTCGAGGAAGAACTACGAGCCGCCCTCACCGCCGTGGCCGCCGCCGACCGAGCCCTTGAACTCAACACCCGCCTCCCGCTGGATCCCCTGATCCTCCGCTGGTGGCGAGAATCCGGCGGCCGCCAGCTGACCTTCGGCAGCGACGCCCACTACCCCGAGGCCCTCGCCACCGGCCTCGCCGAAGCCGCCACCATCGCTACGGCCCACGGCTTCGCCCCAGACTCCTCCCCCACCGAACCATGGCGAGCCGTCACCTGA
- a CDS encoding transglycosylase domain-containing protein: protein MNKFIGVSVLSGALAAGLVIPLTGLVDLGTRKVSETVESLPQELVTEPLQIRSRIFAADGSLIATLFEQNRVPVPLNRVSAVMRQAIVAIEDSRFYSHGALDAKGTLRALVRNQTEGSVQQGGSSITQQYVKLSLIAKAETAEDRAAATAVTYQRKVAELRYAIALEKQISKNQILERYLNLANFGDGAYGVQAAAQHYFRTSAGDLTLPQAALLAGLVKNPTGYDPTNNLKRARDRRDVVLRRMQELNLITAKQTAAALKAPVVDLAKIRKVPNGCAGSRYPFYCEYVVSKLLQNPALGANAKERDHYLKTGGLSVVTSLDPRIQAAAQASINEHTKPRDTAVAAITVVEPGTGVVKAMVQSKPYGNGKYQTAYNYNVEKSYAGGYGGFQNGSTMKAFTVAAAIARGLPLSYRINSPQQIDLSGKRFRTCKGYTRDPDYQPQNSTRSGDLTMIEAARYSTNTYFLQLSQRTGLCAPATIAAKLGMYNAQTLGPLDQVVSFTLGVGYTTPLMLSNAYATFAARGKYCTPLLVTSIKDNAGKPIKTPGRSCKQALSPQVADGVNRVLSAVMEPGGTGGRLNFGKWDLAGKTGTIQDNRAVWYAGYAPNLAAASVVADANLPYTNLMYGHTLDGRDIADPTGSGTAGPLWKTTMQKALPGLPLRRFVPPTPKVVGADQKKPDDEKKKPREDDNRGRGNDRTR, encoded by the coding sequence TTGAACAAGTTCATCGGCGTGAGCGTGCTGTCCGGTGCGCTCGCGGCCGGGCTGGTGATCCCGTTGACCGGCCTGGTCGACCTCGGGACGCGCAAGGTGTCCGAGACGGTCGAGAGCCTGCCGCAGGAGCTGGTGACCGAGCCGCTGCAGATCCGCAGCCGGATCTTCGCCGCGGACGGGAGCCTGATCGCGACGCTGTTCGAGCAGAACCGGGTGCCGGTGCCGCTCAACCGGGTCAGCGCGGTGATGCGCCAGGCGATCGTGGCGATCGAGGACTCGCGGTTCTACTCCCACGGCGCCCTCGACGCGAAGGGCACGCTGCGCGCGCTGGTCCGCAACCAGACCGAGGGCTCGGTGCAGCAGGGCGGTTCGAGCATCACCCAGCAGTACGTGAAGCTGAGCCTGATCGCGAAGGCGGAGACCGCGGAGGACCGCGCGGCGGCGACGGCCGTGACGTACCAGCGCAAGGTGGCGGAGCTGCGCTACGCGATCGCGCTGGAGAAGCAGATCTCCAAGAACCAGATCCTGGAGCGGTACCTGAACCTGGCGAACTTCGGCGACGGCGCGTACGGCGTACAGGCTGCCGCGCAGCACTACTTCCGGACGTCGGCCGGCGACCTGACCCTGCCGCAGGCCGCGCTGCTGGCCGGTCTGGTGAAGAACCCGACCGGCTACGACCCGACCAACAACCTGAAGCGGGCGCGCGACCGCCGCGATGTGGTCCTGCGCCGGATGCAGGAACTGAACCTGATCACCGCCAAGCAGACCGCCGCGGCGCTCAAGGCGCCGGTGGTCGACCTGGCCAAGATCCGGAAGGTCCCGAACGGCTGCGCCGGGTCGCGCTACCCGTTCTACTGCGAGTACGTCGTGTCGAAGCTGCTGCAGAACCCGGCGCTCGGGGCGAACGCGAAGGAGCGCGACCACTACCTGAAGACCGGCGGGCTGTCGGTCGTGACGTCGCTCGACCCGCGGATCCAGGCGGCCGCGCAGGCGTCGATCAACGAGCACACCAAACCCCGCGACACCGCCGTCGCCGCGATCACCGTGGTCGAGCCGGGCACGGGCGTGGTGAAGGCGATGGTGCAGAGCAAGCCGTACGGCAACGGCAAGTACCAGACGGCGTACAACTACAACGTCGAGAAGTCGTACGCCGGTGGGTACGGCGGGTTCCAGAACGGTTCGACGATGAAGGCGTTCACGGTCGCGGCGGCGATCGCGAGGGGTCTTCCGCTGAGCTACCGGATCAACTCGCCGCAGCAGATCGATCTCAGCGGCAAGCGTTTCCGGACCTGCAAGGGGTACACCAGGGACCCGGACTACCAGCCGCAGAACTCGACCAGGAGCGGCGACCTGACCATGATCGAGGCGGCCAGGTACTCGACCAACACGTACTTCCTCCAGCTGTCGCAGCGGACCGGGCTGTGCGCGCCGGCGACGATCGCGGCGAAGCTCGGCATGTACAACGCCCAGACGCTCGGGCCGCTCGACCAGGTCGTGTCCTTCACCCTCGGCGTCGGCTACACGACCCCGCTGATGCTGTCGAACGCGTACGCGACGTTCGCCGCGCGCGGCAAGTACTGCACGCCGTTGCTGGTCACCTCGATCAAGGACAACGCCGGGAAACCGATCAAAACCCCCGGCCGCTCCTGCAAGCAGGCGCTCTCGCCGCAGGTCGCCGATGGTGTGAACCGGGTGCTCAGTGCGGTGATGGAGCCAGGCGGCACCGGCGGGCGCCTCAACTTCGGCAAGTGGGATCTGGCCGGCAAGACCGGAACCATCCAGGACAACCGCGCGGTCTGGTACGCCGGCTACGCCCCGAACCTCGCCGCGGCCTCGGTCGTCGCCGATGCCAACCTCCCGTACACGAACCTCATGTACGGCCACACGCTCGACGGCCGCGACATCGCCGACCCCACCGGCTCCGGGACGGCCGGGCCGCTGTGGAAGACCACCATGCAGAAGGCACTGCCCGGCCTGCCATTGCGGCGCTTCGTCCCGCCGACTCCCAAGGTCGTCGGTGCTGATCAGAAGAAGCCGGACGACGAGAAGAAGAAGCCTCGGGAAGACGACAACCGAGGCCGAGGCAACGACCGAACCCGCTAG
- a CDS encoding MDR family MFS transporter produces the protein MDTEARPVGRGTRNAVVVAIMLGMLLAALDQTIVATALPTITSDLGGANHLSWVVTAYLLAETIMTALVGKFGDLYGRKRMFLISVVLFLAGSALCGMADSMLWLVGSRAIQGLGAGGLLVTSTAVIADVVPLSERGKYQGFIGSVFGVSTVAGPLLGGLFVDQLNWRWAFYVNIPLGILVLVVASFTLPSVKAAVGPKIDYLGILLIGLAATGLTLVTTWGGNEYDWTSPVILAMAVGSLIALSLFVLVEQRAAEPLLPMRLFRSGVFTVCSVLSFIIGFAMLGGVTFLPTYLQYVHGASATDSGLQMLPLVMGLLVASIGVGQVISKTGRYRPFPIIGTVLIGGGLYLLSLLTNSTPYWTTALFMVVLGLGVGLCMPVPTVVVQSTVDYKDLGVATSGVSFLRTMGSSFGVAVFGSIYASELPAKLAGAVPEGVDPRLAATVEGVRSLPPAAREPVTAAYAEALHVVFLTAVPVALLGFVVALLLKQVPLRDTARMTAGGNSGVGESFAAPSSFDSEHELQKLVALIVQNHKRSPAPEVLAESGIPLNLAQAWMIMRVFRGGAEHGSATLAEITGDLKVPPAVFEPLAAQLVADGYLSEVLGHYRFTPYGLEMFQRFIGAYRRWLLARLDDWETTEDFSEAIDKIAEQMLDRGHSLTTGKHAALLDA, from the coding sequence ATGGACACCGAGGCGCGGCCCGTCGGCCGAGGAACCCGGAACGCGGTGGTCGTCGCGATCATGCTCGGAATGTTGCTCGCGGCCCTCGACCAGACGATCGTGGCGACCGCGCTGCCGACCATCACCAGCGACCTCGGCGGCGCGAACCACCTGTCCTGGGTGGTCACCGCGTACCTGCTGGCCGAGACGATCATGACCGCGCTGGTCGGCAAGTTCGGCGACCTGTACGGGCGCAAGCGGATGTTCCTGATCAGCGTCGTGCTGTTCCTGGCCGGCTCGGCCCTGTGCGGGATGGCCGACTCGATGCTCTGGCTGGTCGGCTCCCGGGCGATCCAGGGGCTCGGTGCCGGCGGCCTGCTGGTGACGTCGACCGCGGTGATCGCGGACGTCGTCCCGCTGAGCGAGCGCGGCAAGTACCAGGGCTTCATCGGTTCGGTCTTCGGCGTCTCGACCGTCGCCGGGCCGCTGCTGGGCGGGCTGTTCGTCGACCAACTCAACTGGCGCTGGGCGTTCTACGTGAACATCCCGCTCGGCATCCTCGTCCTGGTCGTCGCGTCGTTCACGCTGCCGTCGGTGAAGGCGGCGGTCGGGCCGAAGATCGACTACCTCGGCATCCTGCTGATCGGGCTGGCCGCGACCGGGCTGACGCTGGTCACGACGTGGGGCGGCAACGAGTACGACTGGACGTCGCCGGTGATCCTGGCGATGGCGGTCGGGTCGCTGATCGCGCTCAGCCTGTTCGTGCTCGTCGAGCAGCGCGCGGCCGAGCCGTTGCTGCCGATGCGGTTGTTCCGGTCCGGCGTGTTCACGGTGTGCTCGGTGCTGAGCTTCATCATCGGGTTCGCGATGCTCGGCGGGGTCACGTTCCTGCCGACGTACCTGCAGTACGTGCACGGCGCCTCGGCCACCGACTCCGGGCTGCAGATGCTGCCGTTGGTGATGGGGCTGCTGGTCGCGTCGATCGGCGTCGGTCAGGTGATCAGCAAGACCGGCCGGTACCGGCCGTTCCCGATCATCGGAACGGTGCTGATCGGGGGTGGGCTGTACCTGCTGTCGCTGCTGACCAACAGCACGCCGTACTGGACGACCGCGCTGTTCATGGTCGTCCTGGGTCTGGGGGTCGGGCTCTGTATGCCGGTGCCGACGGTCGTGGTGCAGAGCACGGTCGACTACAAGGATCTCGGGGTGGCGACGTCCGGGGTGAGCTTCCTGCGGACGATGGGCAGCTCGTTCGGCGTCGCTGTCTTCGGCTCGATCTACGCGTCGGAGCTGCCCGCCAAGCTGGCGGGGGCTGTTCCGGAGGGCGTCGATCCACGGCTGGCGGCGACGGTCGAGGGGGTTCGGTCGCTGCCTCCTGCGGCGCGGGAGCCGGTCACGGCCGCGTACGCCGAGGCGCTGCACGTCGTGTTCCTCACCGCCGTACCGGTCGCGCTGCTCGGGTTCGTCGTCGCTCTGCTGCTGAAGCAGGTCCCGTTGCGCGACACCGCGCGGATGACCGCCGGCGGCAACTCCGGCGTCGGCGAGAGCTTCGCGGCCCCGTCGTCCTTCGACTCCGAGCACGAACTGCAGAAGCTCGTCGCGCTGATCGTCCAGAACCACAAACGCAGCCCCGCCCCCGAGGTCCTCGCCGAGTCCGGCATCCCGCTGAACCTCGCCCAGGCCTGGATGATCATGCGCGTCTTCCGCGGCGGCGCCGAGCACGGCTCCGCCACGCTCGCCGAGATCACCGGCGACCTGAAGGTCCCACCGGCGGTCTTCGAGCCGCTCGCCGCCCAGCTGGTCGCCGACGGGTATCTCTCGGAGGTCCTCGGGCACTACCGCTTCACGCCGTACGGGCTGGAGATGTTCCAGCGCTTCATCGGCGCCTACCGCCGCTGGCTGCTCGCCCGCCTGGACGACTGGGAAACCACCGAGGACTTCTCGGAGGCGATCGACAAGATCGCCGAACAGATGCTCGACCGGGGCCACTCGCTCACCACCGGCAAACACGCGGCGCTGCTCGACGCGTGA
- a CDS encoding MerR family transcriptional regulator — protein MLTISRLAAYAGVTVRAVRHYHQIGLLPEPGRDHSGYRSYDAAAVVRLIRIHTLADAGVPLARVQELLEASPDEFAAGVQAIDQELRTEIRRLQANRRRIARLAAGEHLALPQSVVDYLDRLRGLGVDERYVVLERDAWILVAAQAPQLVEAVIARKHEDLRDPDMLRLYRLLSDVSDWPADDPRVVEIVDILERRMVRGVGAGEMDGGSVDDPFVELLDAVMVEASPVARRIVTILERRGWKGWTRIERVPAERAAQIAQGN, from the coding sequence ATGCTCACCATCAGCCGGCTGGCGGCGTACGCGGGGGTGACGGTCCGGGCCGTGCGCCACTACCACCAGATCGGGCTGCTGCCCGAGCCCGGGCGCGACCACTCGGGGTACCGCAGCTACGACGCTGCCGCGGTGGTGCGGCTGATCCGGATCCACACCCTGGCCGACGCCGGGGTCCCGCTGGCCCGCGTGCAGGAGCTCCTGGAGGCGAGCCCGGACGAGTTCGCCGCCGGCGTCCAGGCGATCGACCAGGAGCTGCGGACCGAGATCCGGCGGCTGCAGGCCAACCGCCGACGGATCGCCCGGCTCGCGGCGGGGGAGCACCTGGCCCTCCCGCAGAGCGTCGTGGACTACCTCGATCGGCTTCGCGGCCTGGGCGTCGACGAGCGGTACGTCGTACTGGAGCGGGACGCGTGGATCCTGGTCGCGGCCCAGGCCCCGCAGCTGGTCGAGGCCGTGATCGCCAGGAAGCACGAGGATCTGCGGGATCCCGACATGCTGCGGCTCTACCGGCTGCTCAGCGACGTGTCCGACTGGCCGGCCGACGATCCCCGGGTCGTCGAGATCGTCGACATCCTCGAACGGCGCATGGTCCGTGGGGTCGGTGCGGGGGAGATGGACGGCGGGAGCGTCGACGACCCGTTCGTCGAGCTGCTGGACGCGGTCATGGTCGAGGCCTCACCGGTCGCCCGGCGGATCGTGACGATCTTGGAGCGGCGCGGCTGGAAGGGCTGGACCCGGATCGAGCGGGTGCCGGCCGAGCGGGCCGCTCAGATTGCCCAGGGCAACTGA
- a CDS encoding ABC transporter ATP-binding protein, protein MIRVQGLEKAYGKVGVLRGVDLEVTQGSVFALLGSNGAGKTTVVRILATLLKADAGTAEVNGFDVATQASGVRESISLTGQFAAVDDILTGRENLVLVAKLRHLGDPGGTADDLLRRFSLTDAGARRVSTYSGGMRRRLDIAMSLIGDPPVIFLDEPTTGLDPEARAEVWQTVRGLAGHGATVLLTTQYLEEAEQLADRIAILHQGRIIVDGTLAELKQLLPPAEIEYVEKQPSLEDVFFAVVADDRGTRS, encoded by the coding sequence ATGATTCGCGTGCAGGGACTGGAGAAGGCGTACGGGAAGGTCGGCGTACTGCGTGGTGTCGACCTCGAGGTCACCCAAGGCAGCGTGTTCGCGTTGCTCGGATCGAACGGGGCGGGCAAGACGACCGTCGTACGGATCCTGGCGACGCTGCTGAAGGCCGACGCCGGTACGGCGGAAGTGAACGGTTTCGACGTCGCCACGCAGGCGAGCGGCGTCCGGGAGTCGATCAGTCTGACCGGGCAGTTCGCTGCCGTGGACGACATTCTCACCGGGCGGGAGAACCTGGTCCTGGTCGCGAAGCTCCGGCACCTCGGGGATCCGGGCGGCACAGCCGACGACCTGCTCCGGAGGTTCTCGCTGACCGACGCCGGCGCGCGCCGCGTGTCGACGTACTCGGGCGGCATGCGCCGCCGGCTCGACATCGCGATGAGCCTGATCGGGGACCCACCGGTGATCTTCCTGGACGAGCCGACCACCGGGCTCGACCCCGAGGCGCGCGCCGAGGTGTGGCAGACCGTGCGCGGGCTGGCCGGGCACGGCGCCACGGTCCTGCTCACCACGCAGTACCTGGAGGAGGCCGAGCAGCTCGCCGACCGGATCGCGATCCTGCACCAGGGCCGGATCATCGTCGACGGCACGCTCGCCGAGCTCAAACAGCTGCTGCCACCCGCCGAGATCGAGTACGTCGAGAAGCAGCCGTCGCTCGAGGACGTCTTCTTCGCGGTCGTCGCGGACGACCGTGGGACGAGGAGCTGA
- a CDS encoding ABC transporter permease, protein MPTHFLGDTAALTGRTLRHVTRSLDTVLSTAVMPIAMMLMFVYVFGGAIDTGRARYVDYLLPGILLITIGSGISYTAFRLFMDLKSGILERFRSMPIAGSSVLWAHVLTSLVANLISLVVVVAVALLMGFRSGAGVLPWLGVAGILVLFILALTWIAVIAGLSASSVDGVGVFSYPLIFLPFVSSAFVPTATMPGPVRWFAENQPVTSIVDTIRSLLAGQPAGGDSWVALLWCAGILVIAYAGAMAAYRRKIA, encoded by the coding sequence ATGCCCACCCACTTCCTCGGCGACACCGCCGCCCTCACCGGGCGGACCCTGCGCCACGTCACCCGCAGCCTGGACACCGTCCTGTCGACCGCGGTGATGCCGATCGCGATGATGCTGATGTTCGTCTACGTGTTCGGCGGCGCGATCGACACCGGGAGGGCCCGGTACGTCGACTACCTGCTCCCGGGCATCCTGCTGATCACGATCGGCTCCGGCATCTCCTACACCGCGTTCCGGCTGTTCATGGACCTGAAGAGCGGGATCCTCGAACGATTCCGGTCGATGCCGATCGCCGGGTCCAGCGTGCTGTGGGCGCACGTCCTGACCTCGCTGGTCGCCAACCTGATCTCGCTGGTGGTCGTCGTCGCGGTCGCGCTGCTGATGGGCTTCCGGTCGGGCGCCGGCGTCCTGCCATGGCTCGGCGTCGCCGGGATCCTGGTCCTGTTCATCCTGGCCCTCACCTGGATCGCGGTGATCGCGGGTCTGTCCGCGTCGTCGGTCGACGGGGTCGGCGTGTTCTCGTACCCGCTGATCTTCCTGCCGTTCGTCAGTTCGGCGTTCGTGCCCACCGCGACGATGCCCGGTCCGGTGCGCTGGTTCGCGGAGAACCAGCCGGTGACGTCGATCGTCGACACGATCCGGTCGTTGCTGGCCGGGCAGCCGGCCGGCGGCGACAGCTGGGTCGCGCTGCTGTGGTGCGCCGGCATCCTGGTGATCGCGTACGCCGGGGCGATGGCCGCCTACCGCCGCAAGATCGCCTGA